In a genomic window of Gossypium arboreum isolate Shixiya-1 chromosome 9, ASM2569848v2, whole genome shotgun sequence:
- the LOC108454925 gene encoding transcription factor TGA9-like isoform X1: MANHRVGETGLTDSGPSSNHHHHHHNIPYAVLHGMNVPQSFMHQEGPAFDFGELEEAIVLQGVKIRNDEAKPPLFTAGRPAATLEMFPSWPMRFQQTPRGSSKSGGESTDSGSGVNTISSKTENQVEPESPISKKTSSLDQQQQVDMASDISRTGTSHNQSAAAKTPQEKRRGSTSEKQLDAKTLRRLAQNREAARKSRLRKKAYVQQLESSRIKLTQLEQDLQRARSQGFFLGGCAGTVGNISSGAAIFDMEYSRWLEDDQRHMSELRTGLNAHLSDSDLRIIVDSYISHYDEIFRLKVAAAKADVFHLITGMWTTPAERCFLWMGGFRPSDLIKMLISQLDPLTEQQVMGIYSLQHSSQQAEEALTQGLEQLQQSLIDTIAGGPVIDGMQQMAVALGKLANLEGFVRQADNLRQQTLHQLSRILTVRQAARCFLMIGEYYGRLRALSSLWASRPRESMMSEDHSCQTTTELQMVQPSQNHFSNF; this comes from the exons ATGGCGAACCATAGAGTTGGAGAGACAGGTTTGACAGACTCGGGACCTTCTTCCaatcaccaccaccaccaccataaTATTCCTTATGCTGTTCTTCATGGAATGAATGTCCCCCAAAGTTTCAT GCATCAAGAAGGGCCTGCTTTTGATTTTGGAGAGCTTGAAGAAGCAATTGTGCTGCAAGGAGTTAAAATTAGAAACGATGAAGCTAAACCAC CTTTATTCACAGCAGGCAGACCAGCAGCTACCCTGGAGATGTTCCCTTCTTGGCCAATGAGATTTCAGCAAACCCCAAGA GGAAGTTCAAAATCAGGAGGGGAAAGCACTGATTCAGGATCAGGAGTGAATACAATCTCAAGCAAAACTGAGAACCAGGTTGAGCCAGAATCACCCATCAGTAAGAAGACATCTTCTTTGGATCAACAACAACAGGTAGATATGGCAAGTGATATCTCAAGAACAGGGACATCACATAATCAATCAGCTGCTGCAAAAACACCCCAAGAAAAG AGAAGGGGTTCAACTTCTGAGAAACAGCTTGATGCTAAG ACACTGAGACGTTTAGCTCAAAACAGAGAAGCTGCAAGGAAAAGTCGTCTTAGAAAAAAG GCTTATGTTCAACAACTAGAATCAAGTAGAATAAAGTTAACTCAACTTGAACAAGATCTTCAGAGAGCACGATCTCAG GGATTTTTCTTGGGAGGTTGTGCCGGTACTGTTGGGAATATCAGCTCTG GGGCTGCAATATTTGACATGGAATATTCGAGATGGTTAGAAGATGATCAGAGGCACATGTCGGAGCTCAGAACTGGATTAAATGCACACCTTTCGGACAGCGACCTTCGGATAATCGTAGACAGCTACATTTCACATTACGATGAAATTTTCCGGTTGAAGGTAGCCGCCGCAAAAGCCGATGTTTTTCACCTTATAACCGGTATGTGGACCACTCCGGCGGAGCGCTGCTTCCTTTGGATGGGAGGTTTCAGACCCTCCGACCTCATCAAG ATGTTAATATCACAATTAGACCCATTAACAGAACAGCAAGTGATGGGGATTTACAGCCTGCAGCATTCTTCACAGCAGGCAGAAGAGGCACTCACCCAAGGCCTGGAACAACTCCAGCAGTCTCTCATCGACACCATTGCTGGCGGCCCGGTCATCGATGGAATGCAACAAATGGCTGTCGCCTTAGGCAAGCTTGCCAATCTTGAAGGCTTCGTTCGCCAg GCTGACAATTTAAGACAGCAAACCCTTCATCAATTGTCTCGGATATTAACGGTGAGACAAGCAGCACGGTGTTTTCTGATGATCGGAGAGTATTATGGACGTTTACGAGCACTCAGTTCTCTTTGGGCCTCTCGTCCTCGAGA GAGCATGATGAGTGAAGATCACTCATGCCAAACAACAACAGAGCTGCAAATGGTCCAACCCTCACAGAATCATTTCTCAAACTTTTGA
- the LOC108454925 gene encoding transcription factor TGA9-like isoform X2: MANHRVGETGLTDSGPSSNHHHHHHNIPYAVLHGMNVPQSFMHQEGPAFDFGELEEAIVLQGVKIRNDEAKPPLFTAGRPAATLEMFPSWPMRFQQTPRGSSKSGGESTDSGSGVNTISSKTENQVEPESPISKKTSSLDQQQQRRGSTSEKQLDAKTLRRLAQNREAARKSRLRKKAYVQQLESSRIKLTQLEQDLQRARSQGFFLGGCAGTVGNISSGAAIFDMEYSRWLEDDQRHMSELRTGLNAHLSDSDLRIIVDSYISHYDEIFRLKVAAAKADVFHLITGMWTTPAERCFLWMGGFRPSDLIKMLISQLDPLTEQQVMGIYSLQHSSQQAEEALTQGLEQLQQSLIDTIAGGPVIDGMQQMAVALGKLANLEGFVRQADNLRQQTLHQLSRILTVRQAARCFLMIGEYYGRLRALSSLWASRPRESMMSEDHSCQTTTELQMVQPSQNHFSNF; this comes from the exons ATGGCGAACCATAGAGTTGGAGAGACAGGTTTGACAGACTCGGGACCTTCTTCCaatcaccaccaccaccaccataaTATTCCTTATGCTGTTCTTCATGGAATGAATGTCCCCCAAAGTTTCAT GCATCAAGAAGGGCCTGCTTTTGATTTTGGAGAGCTTGAAGAAGCAATTGTGCTGCAAGGAGTTAAAATTAGAAACGATGAAGCTAAACCAC CTTTATTCACAGCAGGCAGACCAGCAGCTACCCTGGAGATGTTCCCTTCTTGGCCAATGAGATTTCAGCAAACCCCAAGA GGAAGTTCAAAATCAGGAGGGGAAAGCACTGATTCAGGATCAGGAGTGAATACAATCTCAAGCAAAACTGAGAACCAGGTTGAGCCAGAATCACCCATCAGTAAGAAGACATCTTCTTTGGATCAACAACAACAG AGAAGGGGTTCAACTTCTGAGAAACAGCTTGATGCTAAG ACACTGAGACGTTTAGCTCAAAACAGAGAAGCTGCAAGGAAAAGTCGTCTTAGAAAAAAG GCTTATGTTCAACAACTAGAATCAAGTAGAATAAAGTTAACTCAACTTGAACAAGATCTTCAGAGAGCACGATCTCAG GGATTTTTCTTGGGAGGTTGTGCCGGTACTGTTGGGAATATCAGCTCTG GGGCTGCAATATTTGACATGGAATATTCGAGATGGTTAGAAGATGATCAGAGGCACATGTCGGAGCTCAGAACTGGATTAAATGCACACCTTTCGGACAGCGACCTTCGGATAATCGTAGACAGCTACATTTCACATTACGATGAAATTTTCCGGTTGAAGGTAGCCGCCGCAAAAGCCGATGTTTTTCACCTTATAACCGGTATGTGGACCACTCCGGCGGAGCGCTGCTTCCTTTGGATGGGAGGTTTCAGACCCTCCGACCTCATCAAG ATGTTAATATCACAATTAGACCCATTAACAGAACAGCAAGTGATGGGGATTTACAGCCTGCAGCATTCTTCACAGCAGGCAGAAGAGGCACTCACCCAAGGCCTGGAACAACTCCAGCAGTCTCTCATCGACACCATTGCTGGCGGCCCGGTCATCGATGGAATGCAACAAATGGCTGTCGCCTTAGGCAAGCTTGCCAATCTTGAAGGCTTCGTTCGCCAg GCTGACAATTTAAGACAGCAAACCCTTCATCAATTGTCTCGGATATTAACGGTGAGACAAGCAGCACGGTGTTTTCTGATGATCGGAGAGTATTATGGACGTTTACGAGCACTCAGTTCTCTTTGGGCCTCTCGTCCTCGAGA GAGCATGATGAGTGAAGATCACTCATGCCAAACAACAACAGAGCTGCAAATGGTCCAACCCTCACAGAATCATTTCTCAAACTTTTGA